The Clostridia bacterium DNA segment CACGGCCGCTTTCATCTTGACCGCCTTTTCTACGTAGGCAGAAAGGCGCTGCAGGATGAGGTCCAGAATACCGCCTGTTTCGCCGGCCTCGATCATGTTGGTCGTGAGGTCGTCGAAGATTTTGGGATAGCCGCGCATCGCATTCGCCAGCGTGGACCCTCCCTCAACCGATACCCGCACGCCGGTCAGACACTTCTGGAATGCCGGGTTCTCCTGATTGGAGGCGAGAATCTCAAGGCACTGAACCAGCGGCAAGCCGGCATCGATCATGACGGAGAACTGCCGGAAGAAGATTGCCGTTTCCTTGGTCTTGACCTTACCCGACCCGAATGTCGGCAGGGCGAATTCCTTGCCCTTCTCCTTGATCTTGGTAGCGTTGACGCGCTCCTGGCGTAGTTGCGCGGCGAGCACCTGCTTGTTGACCGAAACCCGCTCCCCACTGATCTTTTCGCCCGTCGCGTTCGTTCCCGTGTATGTGAATACCGGCATCGTGAACCTCCCAACGTTCTTCGCCATCAGGCCGTGTAACTTCCGGCCTCGCATCCAGACTGAACCTGCGGATTGTGTCCGCCTGCCCAGTCGCGTCAGAGCCTGCTACTTGCGGGCCGGGCTTGCGCTCCTCGCCTGTGTACCGCGGTTGATCATCTCCTGCAACTCGTCCGGCATTGAAGACCGCGCTATCGCCGTCTCCAGCGTTATCTGTTTCTGGAAATACAACGCGGCCAGGGACTGGTTGAACGTCTGCATTCCGAACTTGTCCTGCCCCGATTGCATTGACGAGTAAATCTGGTGGATTTTGTCTTCGCGGATCAGGTTACGGACTGCCGGGTTTGGCACCAATATTTCCATCGCCATCGCGCGCCCCTGCCCGCCAACCTTCGGCAGCAGAGATTGGCAAAGAACTCCCTCCAGCACCAGGGACAACTGGGCTCGAATCTGCGACTGCTGGTGGGACGGGAACACGTCGATGACGCGGTTAATGGTCGATGACGCGGAGTTTGTGTGCAAGGTACCGAAAGTGAGGTGACCCGTTTCGGCAATGCGGAGAGCCGATTCGATGGTTTCCAAATCGCGCATCTCGCCGATCAGCACCACGTCGGGATCTTCGCGCAGCGCCGCCCGAAGCGCGTGAGAAAAGCCTTTTGTGTCCGAGTGCACTTCGCGCTGGTTCACGAGGCAGCTCTTGTGCTGGTGAACGAATTCGATCGGATCCTCGATCGTGATGATGTGTTCGTGCCGCTCGATATTGATCTTGTCGAGCATGGCGGCGAGAGTCGTTGACTTGCCCGAACCGGTCGGCCCGGTCACAAGGATCAACCCGCGCGGCTTGTCGCAAAGTTTCGCAACGACCGGTGGAAGATTCAACTGCTGGAATGACTTGATTTCGAAAGGGATGACGCGGAAGACAGCGGCTGCTGCGCCTCGCTGGTTGAAGCAGTTGGCGCGGAACCGTGCCAGTCCCTTCAGTCCGAATGAAAAGTCCAGTTCCAGGTCTTCCTCAAACCGATGCTTCTGTGCGTCCGTCATCACGCTGTAGGCCAGTTGCTTTGTCTCCGCCGGTGTCAGCGGAGGCATATCGAGCGGCTGCAAGTGGCCATGCACGCGCACCTGTGGCGGCGTGTTCGTGGTGATATGCAGATCGCTTCCCGAAAGTTCCAACATCTTCTTCAACAAATCACTAAGCGTTGCGGCCATTCATTCCTCTTATTCCAAAATCACGGCGCGCAAATCGCAGCCGTCTTCACCCTAACTTGCAACCAAGATGTTTTAGTGCACGGTCTCGCGTGCCACTTCTTCCAGCGTCGTCACGCCTGCCATGGCCTTGATCAGTCCGCTGCGGCGCAACGTAATCATGCCGTGCTCAATGGCTTTCTTTTTCAGTTCCATGGCTGACGCGCCTACGAGGATCAGTTCGCGGATGTCGTCGTCGATCTCCATCACTTCGTACAGACCTGCGCGTCCTTTGTATCCGCTGTTGTTGCAAATTCCGCAGCCCTTGCCTTTGAATACCTGCGCCGTCTTCGCCTCTTCCGGAGAGAACCCGGCTTCAATCAGCGCCTGCACCGGAAGATCAACTTTGGCTTTGCACTCACCGCAGATACGCCGCACAAGGCGCTGCGCGCAAATGAGGTGGACGGAGGTTGCGACCAGAAAGGGCTCGATACCCATGTTCATCAACCGGCTGATGGTTTCCGGCGCACCGTTCGTGTGCAGGGTGGAGAGGACAAGGTGGCCCGTGAGAGCGGCTTTGATGGCGATTTCTGCTGTCTCAAAGTCGCGGATCTCGCCGACCAGGATGATGTTCGGGTCCTGCCGCAGGAACGAACGCAGCGCGGCGGCGAAGTTCAACCCGATCTGTTCCTTCATCTGAACCTGGTTCACGCCGGACAACTGGAACTCAACCGGATCTTCGGCGGTCATGATGTTGGTGTCGGGCTTGTTCAGCAGCGAGATGGATGAGTACAAGGTGTTTGTCTTGCCGGACCCGGTAGGCCCTGTGACCAGCACCATGCCGTAGGGCTTCAGCACCGCCCGTTGGAACTTCTCCAGAGACTCCGGTTCGAAGCCTAGCTTCGTCATGTCCAGGCGGAGGTTTTCCTTGTCGAGAAGGCGCATAACGACCTTCTCGCCCCACAGAGTCGGCAGTGTACTGACACGGTAATCGAGCTGCCTCTTCTTTCCGCCGACCTGCATCTTGAGCATGATGCGGCCGTCTTGCGGCAGCCGCTTTTCGCTGATGTCCAGCTTGGCCATGATCTTGATGCGCGAGGTAATCGCATCCTTCAGCTTCATGGGTGGCGTCATCATCGATTGCAACATGCCGTCGATGCGGAACCTTACGCGGTATTCCTTCTCATAAGGCTCCATATGAATGTCGCTGGCTCCGCGTTTCACGGCGTCGGTCAAGATCAGGTTTACGAGCTTGACGATCGGCGCTTCGTCGGCCGCTTTTTCCAGATCGGCCAGCGCTAGTTCGGACTCCTCATCCTGAACCTCGACATCGGCTTCTGCCTCGCCGATCGAGGCCATCACCTTCTCCAAGTCCTCTTCCTGAGTTGAGCCGTAGCATTTCTCTATGCATTCCAGGATCGACGCTTCGCTTGCCACGACAGGCTCTATGTTGAAGCCGGTCATGAACTTGATGTCGTCCATGGCGAAGACATTTGTCGGGTCCACCATCGCGATCGTCAGCGACGCGCCCACACGGCTGAGGGCAAGAATTTGATAACGCTTCGCGG contains these protein-coding regions:
- the pilB gene encoding type IV-A pilus assembly ATPase PilB, whose translation is MSQRLGDLLVKEKVITSEQLNQALKAQKDNGCRLGTALVKLGFLTDEDVTNFLSRQYGVPAINLSFFEIEPAIVRLIPYETAKRYQILALSRVGASLTIAMVDPTNVFAMDDIKFMTGFNIEPVVASEASILECIEKCYGSTQEEDLEKVMASIGEAEADVEVQDEESELALADLEKAADEAPIVKLVNLILTDAVKRGASDIHMEPYEKEYRVRFRIDGMLQSMMTPPMKLKDAITSRIKIMAKLDISEKRLPQDGRIMLKMQVGGKKRQLDYRVSTLPTLWGEKVVMRLLDKENLRLDMTKLGFEPESLEKFQRAVLKPYGMVLVTGPTGSGKTNTLYSSISLLNKPDTNIMTAEDPVEFQLSGVNQVQMKEQIGLNFAAALRSFLRQDPNIILVGEIRDFETAEIAIKAALTGHLVLSTLHTNGAPETISRLMNMGIEPFLVATSVHLICAQRLVRRICGECKAKVDLPVQALIEAGFSPEEAKTAQVFKGKGCGICNNSGYKGRAGLYEVMEIDDDIRELILVGASAMELKKKAIEHGMITLRRSGLIKAMAGVTTLEEVARETVH
- a CDS encoding type IV pilus twitching motility protein PilT, encoding MAATLSDLLKKMLELSGSDLHITTNTPPQVRVHGHLQPLDMPPLTPAETKQLAYSVMTDAQKHRFEEDLELDFSFGLKGLARFRANCFNQRGAAAAVFRVIPFEIKSFQQLNLPPVVAKLCDKPRGLILVTGPTGSGKSTTLAAMLDKINIERHEHIITIEDPIEFVHQHKSCLVNQREVHSDTKGFSHALRAALREDPDVVLIGEMRDLETIESALRIAETGHLTFGTLHTNSASSTINRVIDVFPSHQQSQIRAQLSLVLEGVLCQSLLPKVGGQGRAMAMEILVPNPAVRNLIREDKIHQIYSSMQSGQDKFGMQTFNQSLAALYFQKQITLETAIARSSMPDELQEMINRGTQARSASPARK